The genomic DNA GCTCTCTTCCTTAGGGGACATGAAAGGACAGTGGCAGGCCTGTGAGGGCCTTGGGGCAGCTGCAGCCAGACTGGGGCAACATGAAAAGTCCTTGAAATACTATAAGGAAGCGCTGGCCCAGTGTCAGGTGAGACCCTCCATGATGGCGTCTGACTcttcctgccctcccctcctccctccgtCAGCCTCCTCTGGCTGACACTGCTGCCTTGTGCCTTGCGCCCACCTCATAGTTACTGACTAGAAACACTAACCACCCCAGGTCCTGGGCTGttacctggaggcagaggcagtctgccCACAGttctgggcttggtggcacaggaGCGTGTGGGCAGGGCACAAAAAGAGGCAAGCGGAGTTCttgcccttctttccttccttccttccttccttccttccttccttccttccttccttccttccttcctttctttctttctttctttctttctttctgtcgtTTTCCCTTTTCTGCAGACTGTATAGTCCAGTCTATTCTCATTCACCCATTATCCCCCTCTGCCCAGCACGAACCGGGTTCTGTACGAGAGCGGCTTGTGGCCAAGCTGGCGGATGCCATGCGGACCTTCTTGGCTCAGGAGAGGCTAGCCCGGGCTCCTATCCTGGTAACATGACACCTGAGACCAGGAGGCGGGGGTGGGAGCAAGTTGCCCAGAAGGGATGTTCTCAGGGTTCCACATTTAACTGTTCTTGTGTTCATCTTCCCCTGGGTTTGCACAAGGGATGTATGTATCAggttgtgggggtggggcagggaggtgAGCGGAGACTGTGTCTGCACAAGGGCTGTCCCGCGACTCTGGCTGAGCGGTAACCCCTTAGGGTTAAAGGCCAAGGCCTTTAGCTATTTGTATGAAGAATTGGGAGCCGGTCGTTGGGTGCAATTCTCTGAATGGCCACAGGAGGGGGGTGGTGCTCCAAGAAAGATCCAGGAGTTGTATCGTCAATGGGGATGCTCCAGGTCCCCCTAGACTCTGCTTCCAGCTAGTTTTGCTTCCCAGGCTCTCCCCAGAGGTCATGGTCCCTCCGAATGCTTTCCTCTGTAGGAAACTTCCTCTCACCCCTAGAATTCAAATGTATGCTTTATTATAGGGATTGAATGAATTGAATGACCTCTTGGTTtcgagacaaggcttctctgtgtagctttgggtgtcctggaactcgctctgtagaactggaactcacagagatccacctgcctctgcctcccaagtgctcggattaataacgtgcgccaccaccgcctggcaccCTATTGTTTCAAAGACCAGGACACTGTATAATCTTTGAGCACAATTAAATTCAACTGAAACAGGAGATGCAGTTCAGTTGTAGAATCCTTGCTCAGCATTAAGTGTGAGGCCTGCTGTTTTTCTGTCAGCACAGAGGCTGCATTTTAATCTGCTGCTGTGTTAGCCAGCAAATGCAGCTCCACagttactggcctgcttctctggcagtgacCTGACTGCTCAGGCTGTGTcctggtgggaattctgttcccacaGGCACCAGCTATGTTGCTGCTGCCAAATATagcttttaattaaatctctatTGTTCTACTTATCAATAAGACTCCAGAATCAAAGACtgaggtgaaaacctgctagctcagagaggttaagtagcaactagctgaccttTGCGTGGGCATCTCTAAAAGAAGGTGTACTTATGCTCCACCAAAACAGATGAACCCATGCTACactaagtccctccctactacttcctgtgcatctctctattgTTTTACAGACACCCCATggctctatgattactttctgtcaactagttgctaactcagcctcctgacccaaggttgattttatttaatgaacacaaatgcaaactcagACTTCGCAGTTTGATCAAATATTCTACAAGAGAGGCCCTAAGTTCAGTTACCACACTGGGGGATTGGGGTAGTTATGCTGGAACAGACAGGGGCTTGGATTCAAAGTCAAAAGACTTGGGCTCCAGCCAAGGTCACTCACCAACTCTGACAGTACCAGAGAGGCTTGAGACATGACAGGGTCAGGTTAGGgtttggccagcaagcccagttTGTAACCTAAGATTTAGTAAGTGGACCTCTATAGCACAAAGGACCTCACTTCAGAATTTGATTTTCAGAATCCCCTGGGCTGTCTCCagtaagtctgtgtgtgtgtgtgtggggggggtactATGGCTCCCTGTAGGCAGCTAGAAGGACAGTGTGACAGCCAAGTGGTCATTTTTCCCAGCCCTCTGATTGGTGAACATGACCGATTCAGGAGGACCTCAGAGACAGGACCgtgagtggagggagtgggaagaacATGCCCACTCTTGCAGTTGGaactcccatctctctctcctggtcCCCCCACCCAGGTCTGCCCCCCTTCCCCAGCTCCTCAGGTTGCTGACCTCTGCACAGCCTTTCcacatttctgtttgtctttgagGGCCTGGTCCATCTCCTCCAAGCCCTTCCCAGGTGTGTGTGTTCCCTCCTGTCTAACCCTTAACCCTTGAGCACAGGGCTGTGGAGAACCCACTCGATGTCAAGCTCTGTGTTCTCTCCTGTCTAATACGTTAACCCTGGAGCGCAGTGCTGTGGAGAGCCCGCTCCATGTCAAGCTCTGGGCTAGGCCTTGCTTCTTACTCAGCTGTCACTCAAAGCCTCTACGTGGTAAGCTGGCttgttttttttcagtctgttctCTTCTGGCAAGGGACTCATACCACTGTCACTAGGTTACCAAGCACCTGGCCTGTACAAGGCATCCTTCACGAAGTGACCAATCCATGCCTGGACATTCACACCCCACTTGtccccacccctgcttcctctctcccGCCGTGCTGTCCTGGTTATGAAGAGGCCTCTGACAAATGTATCCGACCCTCTCCATCCAGGCTTAGGAGCCACGGCTCATCTTCCATCTGGAGGCCTCAGTCCCAATGGAGCAAAGCACCCCATCATCACAGCACCCAACAAGCTCCAAGTCAGTAGGTAAGTCCCAGGGGAGGGGGGGGGCCTGGAGGACAGACAGCACAAGTAAAAGAAAGTAGCTTGTGGTGGTTTTAAGTGAGCATGACCGCTGTTAGGTTGAGGGAAGAGAGGTTCTCGTGCTTGGCAGTGTCCCTGGCTCCTGCACCGACTGTCTGCAGGCTTGAGAAAAGCAGAGTCCTAAAGAAAATAGGGATGAGAAGCTGCAGACAGAGAGGCCACCTCTCCTGCTTCCCCAGGTGCCCCATGGCAGGCCCTTCTGACTCTTTTAGGCCATCCATGTGTACCAAGCAAGCCCTCAGCAGGAACCCCCAGGAGACATGCACCCATTCTGGCTTCTGCACAATCATGTGACCTGTACCTGCTGGCCACAGCCCTCACCTCTGCAGGAACTTCCCAATATGTATGCATGTAGGGGCTCTTGGGGGAGGAGCCTCTTCAGCAGGTATGGACATAGGCAGGCTAAGGGCTGTGCTGCCTCAGCATTGAGATTCTCTTTGTTCTTGGTGAGTCTTTAACTCAGTAgacaaaagaaaactggaaaatggATGGTGACACTGACCTTTGCTCTTCTGGATTAGGAGGTCATAACTGCTAAGGTCTTTGCCAGCTCTAAAAATGACTCCCTAGCTCGGGTGACTTTGGGACCACTGACCTTCTTCATGCCCCCTTTTCCATGTGGGAGACAAGGATTCTATACAACAGAAGATATGAAAGAACAGACGCTCTGCTACCGCCCCCTGCAGGACACCCCAGGTCACAGCAGCAATAATGATGTGACTTTTATTAAGCCTACTCCACATCCTAAATACTTACAGGTATTTCTTCACAGGAGCatgtgagaaaaagagagaacttGGCATGTTGGCCCAAGCCTGTGATCCTAACACTcagaaggaggcaggaagatcactactttaaggccagcctgggctacatagtgagatttatctttaaaaaaaaaaggggggggtatagcaggctttcttgaaccaccagcccccaaatcatgacatggagatttattattaattatgaatgctcagcttagcttaggcttgtttctagctagcttttgtttaattaagccatttctattaatctgtgtgttgCCCTGAGGCTTATTTACCTCATCTACTGTATTGCCCATCAGCTTTCCTACCtgttgcatgtctgtctgtctgcccccccttctctctcctcccaccagccctgcctgtccctcctctgcctagctattggctgttcagctttttattagaccaaccgagtgccttaggcagacaaggttaaacaaatgcagcataaacaaatacgccacatctttacatagttaaacaaatattctattccacaagaCCAAAAAgacccaggccaggagatccctgcaattttgaggctagcctggtctacatagcaagttccaggccagtcagggctatatagtgagatcttgtctcaaaaaaaaaaaaaaaaaagtgaaacgaaacaaaaatccaacaaaaaacaaagatgagGAAAAGGAGGCTCAAAGGTTAAGGGCTTAAACTTCCAGACACACAAACAGTCCCCTGAGGTGCTATTCATTGATGCAGCCAGCTGTGTAGCCTCACTCCCACCTGAGATGGCCCGCAGTCTGCTATGATTTAGTACAAAGCGTGAATCTAGGACCTAAGTGTGAAAAGAAGATTTGTTCTACAAAGCTGAGTTGGATCCTTAAAAGATTCATTCAAACTAAGTCACTTTTCtaattgtttctgtttatttcactTGGAGTTAGGGACTGAGGGTCTAACAGGGCATGTGCTAAGCAAGCCCTCCAACACTGGCTCGAGGCCAAGGTTTGTCAATTAAAAAGCTGCAGTTGAATTAGAGACAAGCAAGGAGGGTTTTACAAAGTGGCCCAAATCCTAAGAGTCTAGAGTAATCTAGCACTCCAATTGTTTTAGACATTCATGAGCTGATTCCCTTTACGGATGCAACCTAAGGGTGGGGAGGAGTTTGGAGAGAAGGTTAAAAGCATTTATTGTtctagaggactggggttcaattcccagcacccacatggtgaatcACAATCATccatgactctagttccaggggacctgagggcaccaagcacacatgtgattCACAgatgtacatgtaggcaaaatactcatacacataaaataaaataaataaatctaaacaagaAGCAAACTGGAGATGGTTGGTATACAGGTTACCCTTAAAGTTtgtattaaaacatgaaaaatatggCTGGACGGAGGTGgtgcacacgtctttaatccgagcactcgggaggcagaggcaggcagatctctgagtttgaggccagcctgatctacagatcgagttctaagacagccagggctacatacacaTCTAGTGCAGCTTCTCTGTGTTCAAAGAGGTGTGTAAATGTTGTGTCCGGCAATAGGTCCTCGCCATCAATTTGTGGAGAGCGACTAATAGCCTTGCCAATAACCCAAGTTGTTTGGGGGATTCCATGGGGCCCCTTTGGCCATCCAGTCAGTTGGATGTAACCCACTCCTGGTGCTCAAGGCTTCATTTGGTGGTAAAAGGGTGATTAGGGCTTTGTCTTCTCTGATgtttggtgattccatttaggtttcttttatgtatgtatatatttaagaaGCTTCTGCTGTGGTTGGGTTCCATATGACCACTCAAGTAACCCctagtgttagttgtccctctCTGGAGTCACTTCCTCTCCCCAATTGTTCAATCCTTCGgttcctgtctcccccaccccgAGTCTCTCTCTTGCTATACATTCTACTTCCCCTTCCTTGGGAAATCCTTCCAAGAAGATCTTCCTCTCCCATCTAGCTCCTTACTCTATATCTCACCTCTGTGGCGGCACTGATATACCCATTGAAGGCTTAAAAGCTACCTACCACCCATGAAAgagagcacataccatgtttgtcttttggggtctgggttacctcattcagcatgattttttttcagctctgaccattttcctgcaaatttcatatttttaacagttgaataataaatatttcattgtgtaaatgcaccacatttgtattatccattcatctagttgatggacatctaggctgcttctaaaTTTTTGCGATTGTGAGTAGAGCAGTAtctatgaacatggatgagtaAGTGTCTCTGTAGAAGGATGTagagtcttttgggtatatacctgaGAGTGGTATAGCTGATTTCTATATTTATATTAGTGCAACAcgagtttgaactcccaccagtgATGGATGAGTGTCAGGATGACTGAGTGATGCTAGGTGTTGAAGTCTATCTTTGATGAATGGGTGTTTtatccttggtttcttttttcatttgttttcgagacagtagccctggctgtcctggaactcattgtgtagaccaggctggcctccagctcacagagatccacctgcctttgacttccaagtgctggggtgacttatcttttttttttttttttttaagatggagtCTTATTATGTAGTTCTAGCTggtctggactggaactcactctgtagaccaggatggcttttaattcacagagatccacctgcctctccctccaagttctgggattaatggcatgtatGACTTACTGTTCCTggctcttttattattattaattatgtgtgCAAGTGTATCTGTGTATGGCTCTGTGCATATGAGTgaaggtgcccacagaggccaggatgTCGGATCCCCTGGGGCTACAAGCAGCCGTGAGCTCCCTAACAAGAGTGATGGGACCTGAGCTTGgctcctctgcaggagcagtaagtAAACTGCTAAACGAATTCCTACAGCCCTGACTCTGACATTAATGTGGGATCCACCTCATACTGCTTGAGGGACTGGGGaagtagctcagtgataaagcaaATACACAAGGCCattggggaaagaagaaaaaaaaaaatctgctccACCTATGGCACTGTGCtaggtagttttatgtcaatttgacacaagctagacgtatctgagaggagggaacttcaactgagaaaatgcctccataatatcgTGGGTAGCGCCATTCctagactggtggtcctgggttctataagaaagccagCTGGGCTGGGCgctggtgacacaagcctttaatcacagcactcaggaagcagaggcaggcggatctctgtgagttcgaggccagcctggtctccagagcgagtgccaggataggctccaaagctacacagagaaaccctgtctcgaaaaaccaaaaaaaaaaaagctgaacaggccatgatgagcaagccagtaaagagCACCCTTCCAttacctctgcatcagctcctgtctccaggttcctgccatttGCGTTCTTGTCCTGACTTTATTTGATGATgtactgtgatgtggaagtgatgggggatgtccttctgtatatatatatttctctcattggttgataaatacaacactgattggccagtagccaggcaggaagtataggtggggctacatGATGAGAACACTAGAGAGAGACTTGGAGAGACATGcaagccatgtagctgccaaatgAGTtgacagcctcatggcaatacatagtttaatagaaatgggttaataattgagagagagctagtcagtaaggagcctgagccatcagtcaaacattttttaattaatataagtctaTGTTTATTTGAGACCAAGcatctgtgggaccaggtggaacagaaacagTGTCTGCCAGCCACGTGGGCTGATCATGGGAAACTCACATGGCCACCAATTGAGGGCAAGGCTGAAATGAGtccactagacccaagataaataggtatttattagggaagtaCTTACTCTGATGAGAGTAAAAAACCGTCATGATCTTCCCGCTCCAGAAGATTCAGTCTCTGCCGTTCTGATGctctgtaagccaaataaaccctttcctcctcaacttaccttttggtcatgtttcatcacagcagtagtaactcTGACTAAGACAAGCATCATGCCTTTATTCCAGCCAGTAATAAGAAAATAAGTGGAGGACACATCCTTTTTAAGAGTACaccatggggctagagagatagctcagtggttaagagcactgggtgctcttctagaggaccagggttcaattcccagcacccatgtggcagctcacagctgcctgtagctccagttccagggtatctggaacaccaatgcacttaaaataaaaattatgaagtcAGGCATAgcggtgcatacctttaatctcagcacttgggagacatagagacagacggatctctgcGATCTTTTGatttgaggtcagactggtctatagagtgaattccataAAAGCCAGAActcatagtaagactctgtctcaaaaacaaacaaaaaaaataccccccccccccgcaaagaGGGGAATTGGATATACATCATTTATTACATGACCATTCTTGCCAGCTGGAGATAGACTAGAGAATGTAGGGTTTCACTGTACAGCCCTACAAAGAGATGCAAGTCAGAAGATCTGctagaaaagaggagaggaaaatgggGTTTAAGGGGCAAATGACATGTCTGCCACACAGGACTGTTGCTATTGGCTCAGGCCCTGCACCAGCCATCATTGCCTTACCTGATTGGCTAAAAATACATTATGGGATTGGCAGGATTAAAATGGAATATTTCCCTCTGGGACTCAGCAGGGACTCATTCCAAGTAACTTGATTTGGATTTGAAACCTCTCCCCAAGGAAAACCCAAAAGGCTCCAGGGCAGGAATAAAAGGGATTAGCACCCAGAGGCTGCCTTCCTGGAAAAAGCTCTCATTGGTTGTCTCATGAGTTCTGGGACCGGGGTACTTTTGTCTCATTCCATAGTTATAGcttgtagggagccggttcctgcattatccattacaataatggtgcctgaagacaccaagatgtaaattacttcacaggcgctgggtaatctccattcctttgatctctgcctatcccgtggctcatttggcctgaggagctgaagccattcatagggtaacacgtcccaggcggctggccagcctttttaagggatgggtttcttagttcagtgtctccgctctggtaagcttatgcattaaagcttgtctgcagaaggatccgagtgtcctgcgtgtatttcttgtcggccgagaaatacagagcgcgcgggacaataGCTCAGCAGAATGAAATCAGAAGGGTTAAGCCCTATTTACATATTCCCGCCACTGGTGAATGCAAGATGCGTTTTCCATGCAGACTGTAGGTCCACCTGCTGAGAGCCCAGCTCCAACTATCACTCACTGGGCAGGTCATGTTTTCTTACCTTGGAAATGGGAATGTAGGTTTGCAGGGAAATGAGGTGGTTCATGTTAGTATCTGGCACATGTAAGTGGTCAACATGCATACTATCTATGTCAAATGAACATGTTTTACGTTGCGTTTCAGAATCACAAACTTCAAGCCAGCCATAGTGACCCAGACCCAGAATCTCAGCACACGGGAGGTggtcaggaggatcagaaatttaaggCTCAGCCTAGGCCACATGAGACTGCTTATAGCTCCAGAGGGTTTGACACCTGGCTCCTGTGGGCTCCTGAGCTCCtgggcacacacccacactcagaaACACTCGAAAATAAAACCAGTTGACTAAAAAACAAAGactaaatttattttctcaagCAATTCTGTAAGGAGTCTTGAGTAACATGTAAAAGTGAAGCCACTCACACACTAGTGAGATCAGAAAATAAGTTAGTGGGATTCTGGATAAGACCTGGAACCTTGGACTTGACGTACAATTAGATGAGTAATCCAAACCCAGCCACTATCACTGCCTTACAAATTCTATGTCctacatcaaataaataaaataggcatGGCAGGGGCCCACAAAATGACTCGGAGGGCAAGGCACTGGCTTccaagcctgacaaactgagtttcATCTCTGTAtcacacatggaggaaggagagaatggacgcCCAAAAACTATCCTGTGAACTCTACATGTGCACGCCTCCTCACCCCCAAactccatatttttaaatgtttaaaaataaaaaataggcaTAGTGGAAGGTCAAAGACAGGCCCTAGAAGGGATAATTCTCTTACAATTAAAAAAGACCTGGGCATGATGGTAATATGCGTATAACCCCAGCCTCCCACGAAGGAGGCTGACGACAGAAGAACtgctttgagttcgaggccagcctgtgccaCGTAGTGAGCGAAGCATAGCCGTACATCGAGATGAACTCATGCAGAGCTGGGCAAAAGGCGAGAATGCAAGGCGGAACGAAAGTGCGCGGTCCGCCTGGGACTCGGAACCTACGGCTTGCTGCAAACGGCGCTGGGGGCCGGGCGGGCTCAGTACAGGCGCTGAGCGGGCGGCTCTCTGCGTGCCGAATGTGCGGGCTGCGGACGCTGCTGGGCTTCGGGTTGCTGGTTGCAGGCTCCCGCCTGCCCCGGATCGCAGGCCGGCAGAGTGTGTGCCGCGCAAGGCCTGCCTGGTGGGGAACGCAGCTCCGGAGCGCGGAGACCATGGCGAGCGCGGCGGTGAAGTACCTGAGGTACGGCCGCGCTCTCCCacgggggcggggcggggcaggCGGCGCCCCCAGCGCGCAGGCGGCGGACTCAGGCCAGGACTTCCCTCAGTCAGGAGGAGGCGCGGGCCGTGGACGAGGAGCTATTTAACGAGTACCAGTTCAGCGTGGATCAACTCATGGAGCTGGCCGGGCTGAGCTGTGCCACGGCCATTGCCAAGGTAGGTGGCACAGTGTAACGCCTTTGTGAAGAACGGGTCGGGAGGCCTCCCGCGGAGGAGCAGAGGGCGGTGACTGCCAGACCCTTTGCGCTTCTGCCCTCAGGCTTATCCTCCCACGTCCATGTCCAAGAGCCCCCCGACCGTCTTGGTCATCTGTGGCCCCGGGAATAACGGAGGGGACGGCCTGGTCTGTGCGCGACACCTCAAACTTTTTGTGAGTATACGAGCCTAGTGTTCGTGGAAAGTTATAAGGAGTTAGGTATCAGAGGTTGAGTAGCTACTTTCCTTTTCATCTAGGGCTACCAGCCAACTATCTATTACCCCAAAAGATCTAACAAGCCACTCTTCACTGGACTAGTGACTCAGTGTCAGAAAATGGACATTCCTTTTCTTAACGAAATGCCTCCAGAGGTAGGTGACTTGATATATCTCATCTCCCCAGTTAACTACTGCGTCTGCCTTCCCTTTATGTTTTCTGACCAAGCTGGCCTGTCTAATGTCTGCCTGCCATAAAAGTTGCTCTCTGAATAGCAGTGGTGCAGGAGCCCCTCCATATTGTGTTCTCCACGACTTCCCAACAGTAGCAGCTCTAGGCAGCCCTATTCTGCAGTCAGCTGTCTCCCCTTGCATGCATTTAGCTCTCATCTGACTCTCCGGGCCTTATCCTAAACCTTTTCTGTAAATACATGGACTTAGGGGTGGGAAATCTAGAATGTAAAGAACTAACTTATTCTGTAGATGAAGATACTGACATGTAGAGAAACGGTTTGCCCAACATCACAGAATTGGAGCAAGGCAAAGCTAAGACAAAACTGGTCCCTTCTGGCTTCCAGTGTC from Cricetulus griseus strain 17A/GY chromosome 1 unlocalized genomic scaffold, alternate assembly CriGri-PICRH-1.0 chr1_0, whole genome shotgun sequence includes the following:
- the Naxe gene encoding NAD(P)H-hydrate epimerase isoform X2, with translation MCGLRTLLGFGLLVAGSRLPRIAGRQSVCRARPAWWGTQLRSAETMASAAVKYLSQEEARAVDEELFNEYQFSVDQLMELAGLSCATAIAKAYPPTSMSKSPPTVLVICGPGNNGGDGLVCARHLKLFGYQPTIYYPKRSNKPLFTGLVTQCQKMDIPFLNEMPPEPMMVDELYELVVDAIFGFSFKGDVREPFHSILSVLSGLTVPIASIDIPSGWDVEKGNPGGIQPDLLISLTAPKKSAAHFTGRYHYLGGRFVPPALEKKYQLNLPSYPDTECVYRLQ